The Streptomyces sp. 11x1 genomic sequence AGTCGAGGAGTTGCATCGTGGGTGCCTTCTCAGCTCAGCAGACCCGTACGGACGGGCTCGGCGCCCGGTGCCGCGTGCGGGTGGACGTGGTCGTGGCCGGGCAGCGCGTGCTGGCCGACCGCCTTCGGGGGCGGGCCGTCGTGGGTGACACAGCCGTCGCGCAGGACGACCGCGCGGTCGATCAGCGGCTCCAGAGGGCCGAGTTCGTGCAGGACCAGCAGCACGGTCGTGCCGTGGGCGACCTGCTCGCGCAGGGTCGCGGCCAGCACCTCCTGGCTGGCCAGGTCGACGCCCGCCATGGGCTCGTCCATGATCAGCAGCTCGGGTTCGGAGGCGAGGGCACGGGCGATGAGGACGCGCTGGTGCTGGCCGCCGGAGAGGGCGTTCACCGAGTCCTTGGCACGGTCCGCCATGCCGACCATGTCCAGGGCGTGCCGGATCGCCTCGCGGTCGGCCTTGCGCAGGATGCCGAGGCGGGTACGGGAGAGCCGGCCGGAGGTCACGACCTCCGTGACCGTCGCCGGGACACCGCCGGCGGCCGTGGTGCGCTGCGGCACGTACCCGACGCGCCGCCAGTCGCGGAAGCGGCGCCGGGGGGTGCCGAACAGCTCGATCTCGCCGGCGCTGACCGGCACCTGCCCGATCACCGTGCGGACCGCGGTGGACTTGCCGGAGCCGTTGGCGCCGAGCAGCGCGACGACCTCACCGCGGCGCACGGTGAGGTCGATGCCGCGCAGGACGGTGCGCGAGCCCAGGTCGGCGCGGACGCCGCGCAACGTGATGACGGGCTCGGTCATGCCTGCTGCCTCCGGATGATCAACAAGGTCACTTGGCTCCCAGGGCCGTCTGGAGGGCCTTGAGGTTGGCTTCCTGGACCGCGAAGTAGTCCTTGCCGCGCGACTTCTCCGTGATGCCCTCGATCGGGTCGAGGACGTCGGTCTTCAGGTTCGCGTCGGCGGCGATGGTCTTCGCGGTCTTGTCACTGACCAGTGTCTCGTAGAACACCGTGGTCACACCGTCGGCCTTCGCCATCTTCTCAAGGTCCTTGACCCGGGCGGCACTCGGCTCGGACTCGGGGTCGAGACCGGTGATGGACTCCTCGGTGAGGCCGTAGCGCTCGGCGACATAGCCGAAGGCGGCGTGGGTGGTGATGAAGACCTTGGTCTTCGTGTCCTTCAGCCCGTCCACGAACTGGTCGTTCAGCGCGCCCAGCTTCTCGACCAGGGCCTCGGTGTTGGTCTTGTAGGTGTCCGCGTGGTCCGGGTCGGCCTTCTCGAAGGCGGCGCCGACGCCCTTGGCGACCTCGGCGTACTTCACAGGGTCGAGCCAGATGTGCGGGTCCTTGCCCTCCAGCTCCTCGTTCTCGTGGTCGTCGTGCTCGGCCGAGTGGCCGCCGACCTCGTTGCCGTGGTGCTCCATGTCGGTGAGCGTGGCGGCGTCGATCTTCGTCTCGTGGCCGGACTGCGCGACCGCCTCGTCGACGGAGGGCTGCAGGCCCTTGAGGTAGAGCACGGCGTCCGACTCCTGGAGCGCGGCCGTCTGCTTGGCGCTGATCTCCAGGTCGTGCGGCTCCTGGCCGGGCTGGGTCAGACTGGTGACGTTCACGTGCTTCCCGCCGATCTGCTCGGCGAGGAAGGCCATCGGATAGAACGACGCGACGACGTCGAACTTGTCGGTGTTGCCCGCGGCGGCGGTGTCGCCGCCGCACGCGGTGAGAGTGGTGAGGCCGAGAGCGGCGGCCGCGGTCGCCGCCGCGGGTATCAGAAGGCGTCGTCGTACTACGTTCATGACAGTCATTTTCATCTTGTCTGGAAACGATTGTCAACAAGCCGGGTGGTAAGCCCTTGGTAAGGCGTTTGTCCGGCATCGGCCGTCTCCTTCTTCGAACCGATTTGATCCGAGGGCAGGCCGCGCCGGTAACCTGAAGCATTCGCTCTGAAGCGCGTCCGCTTCCTCCAGGAGCGCATCGCTTCGTCGCCCGTCGTCGTAATGAAGAGAGCACCGTGGCCGCCGACAAGATCGACACCATCGTCAGCCTGAGCAAGCGCCGTGGCTTCGTATTCCCGTGCAGCGAGATCTACGGCGGCCAGCGTGCCGCCTGGGACTACGGACCGCTGGGTGTCGAGCTCAAGGAGAACCTCAAGCGTCAGTGGTGGCGCTACATGGTGACGTCGCGCGAGGACGTGGTCGGTATCGACTCGTCCGTCATCCTGGCCTCCGAGGTCTGGGTGGCATCCGGCCACGTCGCCACCTTCTCCGACCCGCTCACCGAGTGCACCGCGTGCCACAAGCGGTACCGCGCGGACCACCTGGAAGAGGGGTACGAGGAGAAGAAGGGCTACGCCCCGGCGAACGGCCTGGCCGACATCAACTGCCCCAACTGTGGCAACAAGGGCCAGTTCACCGAGCCCAAGCAGTTCTCGGGTCTGCTCTCCACCCACCTCGGCCCCACCCAGGACACGGGCTCCATCGCCTACCTGCGTCCCGAGACCGCCCAGGGCATCTTCACCAACTTCGCCCAGGTGCAGACCACTTCGCGCCGCAAGCCGCCCTTCGGCATCGCCCAGATGGGCAAGTCCTTCCGCAACGAGATCACGCCCGGCAACTTCATCTTCCGCACCCGCGAGTTCGAGCAGATGGAGATGGAGTTCTTCGTCAAGCCGGGCGAGGACGAGAAGTGGCAGGAGTACTGGATGCAGGAGCGGTGGAACTGGTACACCGGCCTGGGTCTGCGGGAAGAGAACATGCGGTGGTACGAGCACCCGCAGGAGAAGCTCTCCCACTACTCCAAGCGCACCGCCGACATCGAGTACCGCTTCCAGTTCGGCGGCAGCGAGTGGGGCGAGCTGGAGGGCGTCGCCAACCGCACCGACTACGACCTCGGCGCGCACTCCAAGGCCTCCGGCCAGGACCTGTCGTACTACGACCAGGAGGCGGGCGAGCGCTACACGCCGTACGTCATCGAGCCGGCGGCCGGTGTCGGCCGCACGATGCTGGCGTTCCTCCTCGACGCCTACACCGAGGACGAGGCGCCCAACGCCAAGGGCAAGCTGGAGAAGCGCACGGTGCTGCGCCTCGACCACCGGATCGCCCCGGTGAAGGTGGCCGTCCTGCCGCTGTCCCGCAACCCCGAGCTGTCCCCGAAGGCGAAGGGGCTCGCGTCGGCGCTGCGGCAGAACTGGAACATCGAGTTCGACGACGCGGGTGCGATCGGTCGGCGTTACCGCCGCCAGGACGAGATCGGTACGCCGTACTGCGTGACCGTCGACTTCGACACGCTCGACGACAACGCGGTGACCGTGCGCGAGCGGGACTCGATGAAGCAGGAGCGCGTGTCTCTCGACCAGATCGAGGGGTACCTCGCCGCTCGGCTCGTGGGCGCGTGATGCCAGGGCCGGGTTCGCGTCTGCCTGGCTCGAGTGGTTGACCGCCGCGGGTCGTTCGTGGCTGGTCGCGCAGTTCCCCGCGCCCCTTACGGGCGCGGGGAACTCGGCGTTCTACAGGTCCAGGTCGGCGAAGAGGGCCGCGTGGTCGGAGGCCTGGTCGACCTTCGAGGTGACCGTGGCGAAGGACGGGAAGGTCCTCGGCGCCCAGATGCCCCGGCGTTCCACGCCCACGTGCGTGACCCGGTCCCACAACTCCGGGCTGAACATGAGGTAGTCGAGCTTCTGCTCGTCGCGCTTGCCGGTGCCGTGGGTGCCCGGGGGCTGGGTGCCGTAGCTGTCGTGGGTCATGGCCTCGCGCAGGCCCGCGTCGAGGAGGAGCTTGATGGGGGCCTGGTCAGTGTGTCGTTGAGGTCGCCGGCCACGACGACCCGTGAGGAGCGTTCGAGGGTGGCCTCCTAGATCTCCCTGACCCGCTTCGCTTGGGCCTTGCGGCGCTTGTCGTTCTCGGAGGCCTTTCCGAAGCCCTTGCTCTTGAATTGACATCCTCCCCCTCCTCGAAGGGGGATTCCAACCCGGGTGGGTTGAGGTTCACGGACGCTCGGCCGCTGGTTGGGCGGTGTCGTCCCTCCGGCACCGGCTGTGCGCCGGGGGCGGGGGATGCCGCCCTGTCCTGCCGCGATGTTGATGCTTGCGTTGGTGTCGGCGTTGCAGGTGAAGCCGCAGGAGGAACAGACGAACCCGGCTTGGCTCTTGCGCGAGTTCTTGTCGATCCACCCACAGGCACTGCACCGCAGAGACGTGTCGGGGGCGGGAACGTCTTCGACCCGGCCGGGGGCCTTGTGTCCGGTGCGCTGGCGGAGCAGGCCCCAGCCCTGGGCGAGGATCGCCCGGTTCAGGCCGGACTTCTGCGCCACCTGCCTGCCGGGCCGTTCCACGGTTCCCTTCGCGGAGCGGGTCATCGTCTTGATGTTCAGCTTCTCGAACCGGATGAGGCCGTAGGAGCGGGCGAGCATGGTGCTGGTCTTCTCGCACCAGTCCTTGCGCCGGTCGGCTTCGCGCGCCTTGAGTCTGGCGGCCTTCGCGTACTCGGCCGCCTTCTGAGGGCTGTCCTTCTTCGCCCGTGCCGCGCGCCGCTGGTGCTTTCGGACCTGGGCGCATTCCTTGACGGTGGGCTGTGGGCAGTTCAGTGTCCGGCCGTCCGACAGGGCGGCAGTGATGGTGACACCCCGGTCGATGCCGATCACCTCACCCGTGCCGGGTACCGGGGTCGGCTCGGGGATGACCGCGAACGCGATGTGCCACTGCCCGTTGCGGAAGTTGACCCGGAACGTCTTCGCGTCGGGCAGCTTCGCACCCTTGCCCTTGACGCTGAGGCGGAACCGGACCCAGCCGGGCACCCTGACCTGCGCCCACCGCCGGTTCAGCCTCTGCACGACCACCGACCGGCCCATCACCTGCCTGCCGGTCTTCGCGTTCAGCTTCGGCGACCCGTCCACGTGATACTCCGGTACGCGGTCGGTGCCGATGACCCGGAAGCCCTCGTGCACATGCTTCCTGCGCCAGGTCGGCTCACCGAACCCCGAAGTGAACCGGGCGCTCTTGGCCCGGGCGAAATCCTTCAACGCCTGCTGCTGCACATCCGCGTTCCCCTCACCCAGCCACTCGCTCTCCCGCCGGGCTTCGGTGAGCTGACGGCACTGCTCCGCGAAACCGGGCGCCGACGTGCGCCACCGGCGCCAGTGCGCATGCTGCTCAACGGCGAGGTTCCAGACGTATCTCGCGTGTGCGCAGTGCGTGAGCATCTGCTCGGCCTGCGCGCGCGACGGATACATCCGGAAACGTGACATGCCCCGAACCTAGGCACCTCGTTCCCCTACCGCCCACGACTTCGACCAACATCACGCCTGAGAGTGACCAGCACGCTCTCGCCTTCCAGAGCAACCCCCGACCACCGGGCCCTCAACCCGCCACCACCAACGGCTTCCCTCCCGAGACGCCGAATCGCCCCGGCGGCGATTCGGCCTCCCCTGCCCCGCTACGTGGGAACGGGCATTCACCCCGGACCTGAAGGACCAGGCGCCCTGTCCAGCGAGCAAGGTGGACACCGTGCAGAGCTTGGCGCCGCCACGGGGCTGGTTGACGAAGAACGGTCGGCGGCTGCCCGGGTCCAAGTCGTGCGCGCCGTGCTTCACGATCAGCGCGGCGATCCGTTCCTTGTCCGCCTCCTGGTGGATCTTCTTGTCGAGGCGACCGGCCGACTCGGTGAAGTCGTCCAGGATCTCCTTGCGCCGCTCGTCGTCGAGGCCGAACACCGTCGGCCGGCGGAAAAGGTTCTCGGCGTTGAAGGTGGCGATACGGATGGTCATACGCCCTCCTGGGGCCACGCGGCCGGTGACGGGCTGACGGGGTTTGACGGGCTGACAGGCACCTCGAATTGTCCGAGAGCGGGCGAATGGTGTCCAACGGAATGTCATGGAACCTCTGGAACACCATGGAAGCTTCCGGAGTGCCCGGAAAAATCTCGTACGACCCACCAATCCGGACGTTCCCCCGGTCCGAAGAAGGGGGCATACGGCCCGCAGGGGGCGGGCCGCGCATCTCACGGGGGCGCACATGCGCAAGCAAGCAGTCATCGGCGTACTGACCATGGCGGTGGCGATCGGGACGGTCGGCGCGGTCAAATCCGGGGCGCTGGGCGGATCGTCGGCGTCGACCGGGGTCGCGGGCAGCGACTCCTCCGGCACCGGCACGGGTGCCGGAACCGGTATCGAGTCCAAGGGCGGCGGTCTCGGCGGCGGGGCGAAGGTGCCCGGCGTACTGAAGGCCGTCGGTCTCACCACCGACCAGCGGCTCGTCGTCTTCCGCGTCGACAAGCCCGCCGCCGTCGTCCCGCTCGGCAAGGTCCGCGGCCTCAAGGGGGACACCCGGCTCGTCGGCATCGACTACCGCGTCCAGAACAACAAGCTGTACGGCGTCGGCGACAAGGGCGGTGTCTACACCCTGCGCGAGGTGGGCGCCAAGGCCACCAAGGTCTCCCAGCTCACCGTCGCCCTCCAGGGCACGGCCTACGGCGTCGACTTCAACCCCACCGCGAACCGGCTCCGGGTGATCAGCGACACCGGCCAGAACCTCCGCCACAACCTCGACGACCCGCAGGGCGCCCCGGCCGCCGGCACCACGGCCGTCGACGGCACCCTCGTCAACCCGCCGGTGCCGCCCGCCACGGCCGGCGTCACCGCCCGGGGAGTGATCGGGGCCGCGTACACGAACAACGACCTCGACGCGGCAACCGCGACCACCCTCTTCGACCTCGACACCGCCCAGGACCAGATCTCCGTCCAGTCCCCGGCCAACGCGGGCAACCTCGCCCCCACGGGCAAGCTCGGCGTCGACGCCCCGCTGAACGCCGGGTTCGACATCTACAGCTCGGCGGGAAGCGGGGTGAACGCCGGGTACGCGGTCACGGGGGCGCGGCTGTTCGTCGTCAACCTGCTGACGGGGAAGGCGAGTTCGGCGGGGACCTTCCCGAAGAGCCGCCAGGTGGTGGACCTGGCGATACCGCTGCGACAGGGCTGACGGACGCCCGGACATGAGCGCGCCGGGCGACAGGTGATCGATCTGCGGAAGCGGGACGGCTGACACATGACAGCTGACAGATATTGAAATCTGTCAGCTGTCATGTCATCGTGGAGCCATGACGACGACGATGCAGACCCGCACCCTCGGATCCACCGGTCCCCAGGTCTCCGCCCTCGGCCTCGGCTGCATGGGCATGTCCGCGCTGTACGCGGGCGCCGACCGGGCCGAGTCCCTCGCGACGATCCACGCGGCCCTCGAAGCCGGGGTCACCCTGCTGGACACCGGCGACTTCTACGGCATGGGCCACAACGAACTCCTGATCGGCGAAGCCCTGCGCACCGCGCCCGCGGCCCGCCGGGAGCAGGCCCTGACCAGCGTCAAGTTCGGCGCGCTGCGGGACGCGGACGGCGGCTGGTCCGGATACGACGGCCGCCCGGCGGCGGTGCGCAACTTCGCCGCCTACTCCCTCCAGCGTCTCGGCACCGACCACATCGACGTCTACCGGATCGCTCGGGTCGACCCCGACGTGCCGATCGAGGAGACGGTCGGCGCGATCGCGGAGCTGGTCGAGAAGGGGCACGTCCGCCACATCGGCCTGAGCGAGGTGGGCGCGGACACGATCCGCCGCGCGGCCGCCACGGCCCCGATAGCGGACCTCCAGATCGAGTACTCCCTCATCTCGCGCGGCATCGAGCGGGAGATCCTGCCGACCACGCGCGAACTGGGCATCGCGGTCACGGCGTACGGCGTCCTGTCCCGCGGCCTGATCTCCGGCCACTTCACCCGCGACCGCCGGCTGGAGCCGGGAGACTTCCGGACCTTCTCGCCCCGCTTCCAGGGGGAGAACCTCCAGCACAACCTGGACCTGGTCGA encodes the following:
- a CDS encoding metal ABC transporter ATP-binding protein; the protein is MTEPVITLRGVRADLGSRTVLRGIDLTVRRGEVVALLGANGSGKSTAVRTVIGQVPVSAGEIELFGTPRRRFRDWRRVGYVPQRTTAAGGVPATVTEVVTSGRLSRTRLGILRKADREAIRHALDMVGMADRAKDSVNALSGGQHQRVLIARALASEPELLIMDEPMAGVDLASQEVLAATLREQVAHGTTVLLVLHELGPLEPLIDRAVVLRDGCVTHDGPPPKAVGQHALPGHDHVHPHAAPGAEPVRTGLLS
- a CDS encoding metal ABC transporter substrate-binding protein: MNVVRRRLLIPAAATAAAALGLTTLTACGGDTAAAGNTDKFDVVASFYPMAFLAEQIGGKHVNVTSLTQPGQEPHDLEISAKQTAALQESDAVLYLKGLQPSVDEAVAQSGHETKIDAATLTDMEHHGNEVGGHSAEHDDHENEELEGKDPHIWLDPVKYAEVAKGVGAAFEKADPDHADTYKTNTEALVEKLGALNDQFVDGLKDTKTKVFITTHAAFGYVAERYGLTEESITGLDPESEPSAARVKDLEKMAKADGVTTVFYETLVSDKTAKTIAADANLKTDVLDPIEGITEKSRGKDYFAVQEANLKALQTALGAK
- a CDS encoding glycine--tRNA ligase; its protein translation is MAADKIDTIVSLSKRRGFVFPCSEIYGGQRAAWDYGPLGVELKENLKRQWWRYMVTSREDVVGIDSSVILASEVWVASGHVATFSDPLTECTACHKRYRADHLEEGYEEKKGYAPANGLADINCPNCGNKGQFTEPKQFSGLLSTHLGPTQDTGSIAYLRPETAQGIFTNFAQVQTTSRRKPPFGIAQMGKSFRNEITPGNFIFRTREFEQMEMEFFVKPGEDEKWQEYWMQERWNWYTGLGLREENMRWYEHPQEKLSHYSKRTADIEYRFQFGGSEWGELEGVANRTDYDLGAHSKASGQDLSYYDQEAGERYTPYVIEPAAGVGRTMLAFLLDAYTEDEAPNAKGKLEKRTVLRLDHRIAPVKVAVLPLSRNPELSPKAKGLASALRQNWNIEFDDAGAIGRRYRRQDEIGTPYCVTVDFDTLDDNAVTVRERDSMKQERVSLDQIEGYLAARLVGA
- a CDS encoding transposase — translated: MSRFRMYPSRAQAEQMLTHCAHARYVWNLAVEQHAHWRRWRTSAPGFAEQCRQLTEARRESEWLGEGNADVQQQALKDFARAKSARFTSGFGEPTWRRKHVHEGFRVIGTDRVPEYHVDGSPKLNAKTGRQVMGRSVVVQRLNRRWAQVRVPGWVRFRLSVKGKGAKLPDAKTFRVNFRNGQWHIAFAVIPEPTPVPGTGEVIGIDRGVTITAALSDGRTLNCPQPTVKECAQVRKHQRRAARAKKDSPQKAAEYAKAARLKAREADRRKDWCEKTSTMLARSYGLIRFEKLNIKTMTRSAKGTVERPGRQVAQKSGLNRAILAQGWGLLRQRTGHKAPGRVEDVPAPDTSLRCSACGWIDKNSRKSQAGFVCSSCGFTCNADTNASINIAAGQGGIPRPRRTAGAGGTTPPNQRPSVREPQPTRVGIPLRGGGGCQFKSKGFGKASENDKRRKAQAKRVREI
- a CDS encoding DUF4394 domain-containing protein, with protein sequence MRKQAVIGVLTMAVAIGTVGAVKSGALGGSSASTGVAGSDSSGTGTGAGTGIESKGGGLGGGAKVPGVLKAVGLTTDQRLVVFRVDKPAAVVPLGKVRGLKGDTRLVGIDYRVQNNKLYGVGDKGGVYTLREVGAKATKVSQLTVALQGTAYGVDFNPTANRLRVISDTGQNLRHNLDDPQGAPAAGTTAVDGTLVNPPVPPATAGVTARGVIGAAYTNNDLDAATATTLFDLDTAQDQISVQSPANAGNLAPTGKLGVDAPLNAGFDIYSSAGSGVNAGYAVTGARLFVVNLLTGKASSAGTFPKSRQVVDLAIPLRQG
- a CDS encoding aldo/keto reductase; translated protein: MQTRTLGSTGPQVSALGLGCMGMSALYAGADRAESLATIHAALEAGVTLLDTGDFYGMGHNELLIGEALRTAPAARREQALTSVKFGALRDADGGWSGYDGRPAAVRNFAAYSLQRLGTDHIDVYRIARVDPDVPIEETVGAIAELVEKGHVRHIGLSEVGADTIRRAAATAPIADLQIEYSLISRGIEREILPTTRELGIAVTAYGVLSRGLISGHFTRDRRLEPGDFRTFSPRFQGENLQHNLDLVDALRKIAEQKGASVAQIAIAWVLSRGEDIVPLVGARRRDRLTEALGALEVTLDAAGLAAIEGAVPADAAAGDRYPAAQMAHLDSEH